One genomic region from uncultured Subdoligranulum sp. encodes:
- a CDS encoding amino acid racemase yields MPQTPTSGKPVLGILGGLGPAASCYLYQMLIDHTPATCDQDHIDIVISSRASTPDRTAFILGKSKEDPFAVMEQDGFSLVNYGATVLAIPCNTAHYFYDRLAEALPVPVLNMPRLTVEDARAAGCTKLGILATDGTLAAETYQLACQRAGIGWARPSPEHQKGITSVIYDDIKQGRRADMVKFAAAVADLKSQGCDMAVLGCTELSLVKRDEHLDGFFVDSTEVLCRHALLACGVTPVGF; encoded by the coding sequence ATGCCGCAAACGCCAACTTCAGGCAAGCCCGTGCTGGGCATCCTGGGGGGCCTGGGACCGGCGGCCAGCTGTTATCTCTATCAGATGCTCATCGACCATACCCCCGCCACCTGCGACCAGGACCACATTGACATCGTCATCTCGTCCCGTGCGTCCACACCGGACCGCACGGCGTTCATCCTGGGCAAAAGCAAGGAGGACCCCTTCGCGGTCATGGAACAGGACGGCTTCAGTCTGGTGAACTACGGAGCCACCGTGCTGGCCATCCCCTGCAACACCGCCCACTATTTCTACGACCGTCTGGCCGAAGCCCTGCCGGTGCCGGTGCTGAACATGCCCCGGCTCACGGTGGAGGACGCCAGGGCAGCGGGCTGCACCAAGCTGGGCATCCTGGCCACCGACGGAACCCTCGCCGCCGAGACCTACCAGCTGGCCTGCCAGCGGGCGGGCATCGGGTGGGCCCGGCCCTCGCCGGAGCACCAGAAGGGCATCACCTCGGTGATCTACGACGACATCAAGCAGGGCCGCCGGGCCGATATGGTCAAGTTTGCCGCCGCCGTGGCGGACCTGAAATCCCAGGGCTGCGACATGGCGGTGCTGGGCTGCACCGAGCTGAGCCTCGTCAAGCGGGACGAACATCTGGACGGCTTTTTCGTCGACAGTACCGAGGTCCTCTGCCGCCATGCTTTGCTGGCCTGCGGCGTGACGCCCGTCGGATTCTGA
- the rny gene encoding ribonuclease Y gives MSPVIVVVLVLVVAAVVGALCFYLGGENRKRTAEAKLGSAEEEAKRIVNDAIKAAEQKRKETIIEAKDEAFKLKSEADKEIKDRRAEVSRQERRMDQKEEALDKRTAALERKEEELKRRSETVEARLDELEQLKLRQTEKLETIAGMTKEDARAVLLKQVDDELTHEKAMKISAYQANMKDECDQIARDLVGQAIARCAADATSEATVSVVPLPSDEMKGRIIGREGRNIRALETATGCDLIIDDTPEAITLSSFDQTRREVARMALERLITDGRIHPARIEETVDKCRRELEIQMKREGEKAVMDLGIHSLHPDLVKLIGRLKYRTSFGQNVLNHSIEVAWLAGLMAGELGVNVQMARRAGLLHDIGKALDHEIEGSHVQIGVDICKKYRENPQIVHAVEAHHGDVEPKTTLAFIIMAADAISAARPGARRENMESYIKRLETLEALCNGFEGVESSYAVQAGREVRILVQPDKVSDDQVVLLARNVAKKIESELDYPGQIKVSVIRESRATEYAK, from the coding sequence ATGTCACCCGTTATTGTTGTGGTGCTGGTCCTTGTCGTCGCAGCCGTTGTCGGGGCGCTTTGTTTTTACCTGGGCGGGGAAAACCGCAAGCGCACCGCGGAGGCCAAACTCGGCTCCGCCGAGGAGGAAGCCAAGCGCATCGTGAACGATGCCATCAAGGCTGCCGAGCAGAAGCGCAAGGAAACCATCATCGAAGCCAAGGATGAGGCCTTCAAGCTGAAGAGCGAGGCCGACAAGGAGATCAAGGACCGCCGTGCGGAAGTATCCCGCCAGGAGCGCCGCATGGACCAGAAGGAGGAGGCGCTGGACAAGCGCACCGCCGCCCTGGAGCGCAAGGAGGAGGAACTCAAGCGCCGCAGCGAGACGGTGGAGGCCCGGCTGGATGAGCTGGAACAGCTCAAGCTGCGCCAGACCGAAAAACTGGAGACCATCGCCGGCATGACCAAGGAGGACGCCCGCGCCGTGCTGCTCAAGCAGGTGGACGACGAGCTGACCCACGAGAAGGCCATGAAGATCAGCGCCTACCAGGCCAACATGAAGGACGAGTGCGACCAGATCGCCCGCGATCTGGTGGGCCAGGCCATTGCCCGCTGCGCCGCCGACGCCACCAGCGAAGCCACCGTCAGCGTGGTGCCGCTGCCCAGCGACGAGATGAAGGGCCGCATCATCGGCCGTGAGGGCCGCAATATCCGTGCGCTGGAGACGGCCACCGGCTGCGACCTGATCATCGACGACACGCCGGAAGCCATCACGCTGTCCAGCTTCGACCAGACCCGCCGTGAGGTGGCCCGCATGGCCCTGGAGCGGCTGATCACCGACGGCCGTATCCATCCGGCCCGCATCGAGGAGACGGTGGACAAGTGCCGCCGCGAGCTGGAGATCCAGATGAAGCGGGAAGGCGAGAAGGCGGTCATGGATCTGGGCATCCACAGCCTGCATCCCGACCTGGTCAAGCTGATCGGCCGGCTCAAGTACCGCACCAGCTTCGGCCAGAACGTGCTGAACCACTCCATCGAAGTGGCCTGGCTGGCCGGTCTGATGGCCGGCGAACTGGGCGTCAACGTCCAGATGGCCCGCCGCGCCGGTTTGCTGCATGATATCGGCAAGGCGCTGGACCACGAGATCGAGGGCAGCCATGTCCAGATCGGCGTGGATATCTGCAAGAAGTACCGCGAGAATCCCCAGATCGTCCATGCGGTGGAGGCCCACCACGGCGACGTGGAGCCCAAGACCACCCTGGCCTTCATCATCATGGCGGCCGATGCCATCTCGGCGGCCCGCCCCGGCGCCCGCCGCGAGAACATGGAGAGTTACATCAAGCGTCTGGAGACGCTGGAAGCCCTCTGCAACGGCTTCGAGGGTGTGGAGAGCTCCTACGCGGTCCAGGCTGGCCGCGAGGTGCGTATCCTGGTCCAGCCGGACAAGGTCAGCGACGACCAGGTGGTCCTGCTGGCCCGCAACGTGGCCAAGAAGATCGAGAGCGAGCTGGATTATCCCGGCCAGATCAAGGTCAGCGTCATCCGCGAGAGCCGCGCCACCGAGTACGCGAAATAA
- a CDS encoding Lrp/AsnC family transcriptional regulator — MDDLDHKILQLLAENARMPVKDIAQRVSLTSPAVSSRIHRLEQEGIIGGYTVIVRHPGAPARVEALISVLVDAATRASFLAMIEQEPQVLQCFRVTGSYNFIVKVSCTDIDALEHLLTKMQKLGSTNTQIILNTQLDRKLALD; from the coding sequence ATGGATGATCTGGACCATAAAATTCTGCAGCTTCTGGCTGAAAATGCACGTATGCCCGTCAAAGACATCGCCCAGCGGGTCAGTCTGACCAGTCCGGCGGTATCCAGCCGCATCCACCGCCTGGAACAGGAGGGCATCATCGGCGGCTACACGGTGATCGTGCGCCATCCCGGCGCCCCCGCCCGGGTGGAGGCTCTGATCTCGGTGCTGGTGGACGCCGCCACCCGGGCCAGCTTTCTGGCCATGATCGAGCAGGAACCCCAGGTGCTGCAGTGCTTCCGGGTGACGGGCAGCTACAATTTTATTGTAAAGGTGAGCTGCACCGACATCGACGCGCTGGAACATCTGCTGACCAAGATGCAGAAACTGGGTTCCACCAACACCCAGATCATTCTCAACACCCAGCTCGACCGCAAACTGGCGCTGGACTGA
- a CDS encoding MarR family transcriptional regulator, whose amino-acid sequence MAQNPSSEWEGLIHFVGRLRETSARGIKAALADAPKCRFAMLERLYYAIHTHGQEGSIYVSDLARITHKPLPAVSRGLRLLEQDGMVERETDSKDRRKTLVRITPAGMEALQGCEDALNGYFARVMARLEPEQLARMREMRDVLIDALEAEAAATLKHAEIQKGGPDHGEDF is encoded by the coding sequence ATGGCACAGAATCCCAGCAGTGAGTGGGAAGGTCTGATCCATTTTGTGGGCCGCCTGCGGGAGACCTCGGCCCGGGGCATCAAAGCGGCCCTGGCCGATGCGCCCAAGTGCCGGTTTGCCATGCTGGAGCGGCTCTACTACGCCATACACACCCACGGGCAGGAGGGCTCGATCTACGTGAGCGACCTGGCCCGCATCACCCATAAACCGCTGCCGGCGGTGTCCCGGGGGCTGCGGCTTCTGGAGCAGGACGGCATGGTGGAGCGGGAAACCGATTCCAAGGACCGGCGCAAGACGCTGGTGCGGATCACGCCGGCGGGCATGGAGGCGCTGCAGGGGTGCGAGGACGCCCTCAACGGCTATTTTGCCCGGGTGATGGCGCGGCTGGAGCCGGAGCAGCTGGCCCGGATGCGGGAGATGCGGGATGTGCTCATCGACGCGCTGGAGGCGGAGGCAGCCGCCACCCTGAAACATGCCGAAATCCAAAAGGGAGGACCCGACCATGGGGAAGATTTTTAA
- the metG gene encoding methionine--tRNA ligase, whose amino-acid sequence MEQKKFYITTPIYYPSDKLHIGHTYCTVATDAMARYKRLQGYNVMFLTGTDEHGQKIELKAKEAGVTPKQFVDNIVEGPKGVKDLWKLMNISYDRFIRTTDDYHVAAIQKIFKKMYDKGDIYKGTYKGKYCTPCESFWTESQLVNGCCPDCGRPVVDAEEEAYFFRLSKYADRVRDLLVNTDFLLPRSRVNEMVHNFIDPGLDDLCVSRTSFKWGVPVDFDPKHVVYVWIDALFNYTTALGFMNDKYPDSDYETFWPADVHFIGKEIVRFHSIIWPAMLMSMDMPLPKHVYGHGWLLLDGGKMSKSKGNVVDPYLLAERYSADALRYFLLRDFPFGSDGNFSNELLINRINMDLANDLGNLLSRTTAMADKYFGGSLPENQAAGPEDDALLEKAKGLRARYEADMEAYAFQNALADVFDVIDAANKYIDATAPWVLAKNEETKPRLARVLYNLAETLRICTVLLQPFMPDTCVKIFAQLNVADEGKTWDSAAAFGTLPVTATLHKGENIFPRIDTAKELAELEALEAAQKAAAQAAAEPEKKEEAPAASAELIGDHEEEIDFDTFCKVEMRVAEIRACERMKESKKLLHLTVFDGERERCILSGIAKWFAPEDLIGKKVGIVANLAPRPMMKGKYVSEGMIVAADTDTDGGCAIAFYPDNVPAGARIH is encoded by the coding sequence ATGGAACAGAAAAAATTCTACATCACCACGCCGATTTATTATCCCAGCGACAAGCTGCACATCGGCCACACCTACTGCACCGTCGCCACCGACGCCATGGCCCGCTACAAGCGGCTGCAGGGGTACAACGTCATGTTCCTGACCGGTACCGATGAGCACGGCCAGAAGATCGAACTCAAGGCCAAGGAGGCCGGCGTCACCCCCAAGCAGTTCGTGGACAACATCGTGGAAGGCCCCAAGGGCGTCAAGGATCTGTGGAAGCTGATGAACATCAGCTATGACCGGTTCATCCGCACCACCGACGACTACCATGTGGCGGCCATCCAGAAGATCTTCAAGAAGATGTACGACAAGGGCGACATCTACAAGGGCACCTACAAGGGCAAGTACTGCACCCCCTGCGAGAGCTTCTGGACCGAGAGCCAGCTGGTGAACGGCTGCTGTCCCGACTGCGGCCGTCCGGTGGTGGACGCCGAGGAGGAAGCCTACTTCTTCCGTCTGTCCAAGTACGCCGACCGGGTGCGGGACCTGCTGGTGAACACCGACTTCCTGCTGCCCCGTTCCCGCGTCAACGAGATGGTGCACAACTTCATCGACCCGGGCCTGGACGACCTGTGCGTCTCCCGCACCAGCTTCAAGTGGGGCGTGCCGGTGGACTTTGACCCCAAGCATGTGGTCTACGTCTGGATCGACGCGCTGTTCAACTACACCACGGCGCTGGGCTTCATGAACGACAAGTATCCCGACAGCGATTACGAGACCTTCTGGCCCGCCGATGTGCACTTTATCGGCAAGGAGATTGTCCGTTTCCACTCCATCATCTGGCCCGCCATGCTCATGAGCATGGATATGCCCCTGCCCAAGCACGTCTACGGCCACGGCTGGCTGCTGCTGGACGGCGGCAAGATGTCCAAGTCCAAGGGCAACGTGGTGGACCCCTACCTGCTGGCCGAGCGCTACAGCGCCGACGCCCTGCGGTACTTCCTGCTGCGGGACTTCCCCTTCGGCTCGGACGGCAACTTCTCCAACGAGCTGCTGATCAACCGCATCAACATGGACCTGGCCAACGACCTGGGCAACCTGCTGTCCCGCACCACGGCCATGGCGGACAAGTACTTCGGCGGCTCCCTGCCGGAGAACCAGGCCGCCGGCCCCGAGGACGACGCCCTGCTGGAAAAGGCCAAGGGCCTGCGCGCCCGCTATGAGGCCGACATGGAGGCCTACGCCTTCCAGAACGCCCTGGCCGATGTCTTCGATGTCATCGACGCGGCCAACAAGTATATCGATGCCACCGCCCCCTGGGTGCTGGCCAAGAACGAGGAGACCAAGCCCCGTCTGGCCCGTGTGCTCTACAACCTGGCCGAGACGTTGCGCATCTGCACGGTGCTGCTGCAGCCGTTCATGCCCGACACCTGCGTGAAGATCTTCGCCCAGCTGAATGTGGCTGACGAGGGCAAGACCTGGGACAGCGCCGCCGCCTTCGGCACGCTGCCCGTCACCGCCACCCTGCACAAGGGCGAGAACATCTTCCCTCGCATCGACACCGCCAAGGAACTGGCCGAGCTGGAAGCCCTGGAGGCTGCCCAGAAGGCTGCCGCCCAGGCCGCGGCAGAACCCGAGAAGAAGGAGGAAGCCCCGGCTGCCAGCGCTGAACTCATCGGCGACCACGAGGAGGAGATCGACTTCGATACCTTCTGCAAGGTGGAGATGCGGGTGGCCGAGATCCGCGCCTGCGAGCGCATGAAGGAGAGCAAGAAGCTGCTGCACCTCACCGTCTTTGACGGCGAGCGGGAGCGCTGCATCCTCTCCGGTATCGCCAAGTGGTTCGCGCCGGAGGACCTGATCGGCAAGAAGGTGGGCATTGTGGCCAACCTGGCGCCCCGTCCCATGATGAAGGGCAAGTATGTCAGCGAGGGCATGATCGTCGCCGCCGACACCGATACCGACGGCGGCTGCGCCATCGCCTTCTATCCCGACAACGTCCCCGCGGGCGCCCGCATCCACTGA
- a CDS encoding ABC transporter ATP-binding protein, with translation MGKIFKQLGRHWKACLLVIALLAVQAYCDLSLPDYTSKIVDVGIQQGGIESPVPDTVRDTTLQALELLMNEQDAALAEQWYSEPDENGVRTLARDASAAMPELEQAFTTPDIVLYMAAAQHAATAQGTGDTATPAWTDLDAVATQFAMMAQAPDFSRDAVQQQLAGAMAAVDDTVAESLSSQAMLLVSLEYEAQGIAHDVQMAYLWRVGLQMLGLTLLMVVVAVAVGFVASRVSAAIGRDLRRDVFSTVIGFSHAEIEQFSTASLITRTTNDIQQVQFVCVILLRMVAYAPILGIGGIVHVARSETGLTWITFLAVVALLLLIGVLMRIAMPKFKLMQTLVDRLNLVSREILTGIMPVRAFSREAFEEQRFDKANRDLMQTQLFTNRTMAGLMPFMTLIMNGTSLLIVWFGGKAMDLGTMQVGEMIAFITYTMQIVMSFLMLAMVAVLLPRAGVAADRIYEVLRTPATIHDPTPEVAEKAKARTHWDGVVQFEDVSFRYPGADDDALEHISFTAKPGETTAIIGSTGCGKSTLLNLIPRFYDVTGGRVTIDGVDVRDLPQQTLHDLLGYVPQKGVLFSGTIESNLKFGGPAITDGDVQEAAAIAQATDFIEAKPEGFRSPIAQGGSNVSGGQKQRLSIARAIAKHPRIYLFDDSFSALDYKTDVALRRALKARTDNATVLIVAQRISTVLHANQILVLDEGKVVGKGTHAQLLESCPEYREIARSQLSQKELGLPKEDD, from the coding sequence ATGGGGAAGATTTTTAAGCAACTGGGCCGTCACTGGAAGGCCTGTCTGCTGGTGATCGCGCTGCTGGCGGTGCAGGCCTACTGCGACCTGTCGCTGCCCGACTACACCAGCAAGATCGTGGATGTGGGCATCCAGCAGGGCGGCATCGAAAGCCCGGTGCCCGATACCGTGCGGGATACCACCCTCCAGGCGCTGGAACTGCTCATGAACGAGCAGGACGCGGCGCTGGCGGAGCAGTGGTACTCCGAGCCCGACGAAAACGGCGTGCGCACCCTGGCCCGCGATGCCTCGGCAGCCATGCCGGAGCTGGAGCAGGCCTTCACCACGCCGGACATTGTGCTGTATATGGCGGCCGCCCAGCATGCGGCCACGGCCCAGGGGACCGGAGACACCGCCACCCCCGCCTGGACCGACCTGGACGCCGTGGCCACCCAGTTTGCCATGATGGCCCAGGCGCCGGACTTCAGCCGGGATGCCGTCCAGCAGCAGCTGGCGGGGGCGATGGCCGCCGTGGATGACACGGTGGCCGAGAGCCTTTCCAGCCAGGCCATGCTGCTGGTGAGCCTGGAATACGAGGCCCAGGGCATCGCCCACGACGTGCAGATGGCCTACCTGTGGCGGGTGGGCCTGCAGATGCTGGGGCTTACGCTGCTCATGGTGGTGGTGGCCGTGGCGGTGGGCTTTGTGGCCTCCCGGGTGTCGGCGGCCATCGGCCGGGACCTGCGGCGGGATGTGTTTTCCACCGTCATCGGGTTCTCCCACGCCGAGATCGAGCAGTTCTCCACCGCTTCCCTCATCACCCGCACCACCAACGATATCCAGCAGGTGCAGTTCGTCTGCGTGATCCTTTTGCGCATGGTGGCCTACGCCCCCATTCTGGGCATCGGCGGCATCGTCCATGTGGCCCGCAGCGAGACGGGTCTTACCTGGATCACCTTCCTGGCGGTGGTGGCGCTGCTGCTCCTCATCGGGGTGCTCATGCGCATCGCCATGCCCAAGTTCAAGCTCATGCAGACGCTGGTGGACCGGCTTAACCTGGTCAGCCGGGAGATTCTCACCGGCATCATGCCGGTGCGCGCCTTCAGCCGGGAAGCCTTTGAGGAGCAGCGGTTCGACAAGGCCAACCGCGACCTCATGCAGACCCAGCTCTTCACCAACCGCACCATGGCCGGTCTGATGCCCTTCATGACCCTCATCATGAACGGCACCAGCCTGCTCATCGTCTGGTTCGGCGGCAAGGCCATGGACCTGGGCACCATGCAGGTGGGCGAGATGATCGCCTTCATCACCTACACCATGCAGATCGTCATGTCCTTCCTCATGCTGGCCATGGTGGCGGTGCTGCTGCCCCGGGCCGGTGTGGCGGCCGACCGCATCTACGAGGTGCTGCGCACCCCCGCCACCATCCATGACCCGACGCCGGAGGTGGCCGAAAAGGCCAAGGCCCGCACCCACTGGGACGGCGTGGTGCAGTTTGAGGATGTGAGTTTCCGCTATCCCGGCGCCGACGATGACGCGCTGGAACACATCAGCTTCACGGCCAAGCCCGGCGAGACCACCGCCATCATCGGTTCCACCGGCTGCGGCAAATCCACCCTGCTCAACCTGATCCCCCGCTTCTACGATGTGACGGGCGGTCGGGTGACCATCGACGGGGTGGACGTGCGGGACCTGCCCCAGCAGACCCTCCATGACCTGCTGGGCTATGTGCCCCAGAAGGGGGTGCTGTTCAGCGGCACCATCGAATCCAACCTGAAATTCGGCGGCCCCGCCATCACCGACGGGGACGTGCAGGAGGCTGCGGCCATCGCCCAGGCCACCGACTTTATCGAAGCCAAACCCGAGGGCTTCCGGAGCCCCATCGCCCAGGGCGGCAGCAATGTGTCGGGCGGGCAGAAGCAGCGGCTTTCCATCGCCCGGGCCATCGCCAAGCATCCCCGGATCTATCTTTTTGACGACAGTTTCTCGGCGCTGGACTACAAAACCGACGTGGCCCTGCGCCGCGCCCTGAAAGCCCGCACCGACAACGCCACCGTGCTCATTGTGGCGCAGCGCATCTCCACGGTGCTCCACGCCAACCAGATCCTCGTGCTGGACGAGGGCAAAGTGGTGGGCAAGGGCACCCACGCCCAGCTGCTGGAAAGCTGCCCCGAATACCGGGAGATCGCCCGCAGCCAGCTGAGCCAGAAGGAACTGGGCTTACCGAAGGAGGATGATTGA
- a CDS encoding ABC transporter ATP-binding protein: MPRPGRMTTERARDFQGTLRQLLKALGRYKISLGVVVVFAVLSTIFNIAGPKVLAQATTALATGWVAKLRGTGSIDFVFIGRILLILLGMYLLSSAFSFVQSWLMSGLSQKVCYDFRRQISEKINRLPLAYFEKRTVGEVLSRITNDVDTLGQSLNQSITQLITSVTTMIGVLIMMLSISARMTLIALLILPVSLALVMVVVHFSQRFFKAQQATLGVVNGQVEEVYAGHNVIKAFNREQAVLDDFNTANDQLYASAWKSQFLSGLMMPIMNFVGNLGYVAVAIVGSIFAAGGLITIGDIQAFIQYVKNFTQPIQQLSQVSNMLQSMAAAAERVFEFLAEEEEDQTADPARRADPATIDGQVTFDHVKFGYTPEKTVIRDFSCKVQPGQKVAIVGPTGAGKTTMVKLLMRFYDVDSGSITLNGHDVRDFDRSALREGFGMVLQDTWLFQGTIMENIRYGRLDATDEEVIAAAKAAGADHFIRTLPGGYQMELNEDASNVSQGQKQLLTIARTILADNRILVLDEATSSVDTRTEQRIQAAMDRLMQGRTSFIIAHRLSTIRNADLILVMRDGDIVEQGTHDELMEAGGFYADLYNSQFEDVTA, from the coding sequence ATGCCAAGACCCGGACGGATGACCACCGAACGCGCCAGGGACTTCCAGGGCACGCTGCGCCAGCTGCTGAAAGCCCTGGGACGTTACAAGATTTCCCTGGGCGTGGTGGTTGTGTTTGCGGTGCTCTCCACCATCTTCAACATCGCCGGCCCCAAGGTTCTGGCCCAGGCCACCACCGCCCTGGCCACCGGCTGGGTGGCCAAACTGCGGGGCACCGGCTCCATCGACTTTGTCTTCATCGGCCGCATTCTGCTCATTCTTTTGGGCATGTACCTGCTCTCCTCGGCCTTCAGCTTTGTGCAGAGCTGGCTCATGAGCGGCCTTTCCCAGAAAGTCTGCTACGATTTCCGCCGCCAGATCAGCGAAAAGATCAACCGCCTGCCCCTGGCCTACTTTGAAAAGCGCACGGTGGGCGAGGTGCTCTCCCGCATCACCAACGACGTGGACACCCTGGGCCAGAGCCTGAACCAGAGCATCACCCAGCTGATCACCAGCGTCACCACCATGATCGGTGTGCTCATCATGATGCTCTCCATCAGCGCCCGGATGACCCTCATCGCCCTGCTGATCCTGCCGGTGTCGCTGGCGCTGGTCATGGTGGTGGTCCACTTCAGCCAGCGGTTCTTCAAGGCCCAGCAGGCCACCCTGGGCGTGGTCAACGGCCAGGTGGAGGAGGTCTACGCCGGCCACAACGTCATCAAGGCGTTCAACCGGGAGCAGGCGGTGCTCGACGATTTCAACACCGCCAACGACCAGCTCTACGCCTCCGCCTGGAAGAGCCAGTTCCTCTCCGGCCTGATGATGCCCATCATGAACTTTGTGGGCAACCTGGGCTATGTGGCGGTGGCCATCGTGGGCAGCATCTTTGCGGCGGGAGGGCTCATCACCATCGGCGATATCCAGGCCTTCATCCAGTACGTGAAGAACTTCACCCAGCCCATCCAGCAGCTGTCCCAGGTGTCCAACATGCTCCAGAGCATGGCGGCCGCCGCCGAGCGCGTCTTTGAGTTCCTGGCCGAAGAGGAGGAGGACCAGACCGCCGACCCGGCCCGCCGCGCCGACCCCGCCACCATCGACGGGCAGGTCACCTTCGACCATGTGAAGTTCGGCTACACCCCCGAGAAGACGGTCATCCGCGACTTCAGCTGCAAGGTGCAGCCCGGCCAGAAGGTGGCCATCGTGGGCCCCACCGGCGCCGGCAAGACCACCATGGTCAAGCTGCTCATGCGGTTCTACGATGTGGATTCCGGTTCCATCACGCTGAACGGCCACGATGTGCGGGACTTTGACCGGTCCGCCCTGCGGGAGGGCTTCGGTATGGTGCTGCAGGACACCTGGCTGTTCCAGGGCACCATCATGGAGAACATCCGCTACGGCCGTCTGGATGCCACCGACGAGGAGGTCATCGCCGCGGCGAAAGCGGCCGGTGCCGACCACTTCATCCGCACGCTGCCCGGCGGCTACCAGATGGAGCTGAACGAGGACGCCTCCAACGTGAGCCAGGGCCAGAAACAGCTGCTCACCATCGCCCGGACCATCCTGGCGGACAACCGCATCCTGGTGCTGGACGAGGCCACCAGCAGCGTGGACACCCGCACCGAGCAGCGCATCCAGGCGGCCATGGACCGCCTGATGCAGGGGCGCACCAGCTTCATCATCGCCCACCGGCTTTCCACCATCCGCAATGCCGACCTGATCCTCGTCATGCGGGACGGCGACATTGTGGAACAGGGCACCCACGACGAGCTGATGGAGGCGGGCGGCTTCTACGCCGACCTGTACAACAGCCAGTTTGAGGACGTGACAGCGTGA
- a CDS encoding glycosyltransferase family 2 protein, which produces MKASVIIPNLNGAGWLRDSIESVWAQTEQDFELIVIDNGSTDESLEIARSYRGRDRYTLIENATNTGFSHAVNQGIAIAKGEYVVLFNNDAFAEPDWLAELLKTADADPRIFAVSSLMLRYYEPELADDAGDYVTILGFACKRGDGLKASRYTKPCRVFSACGGAALYRKSILDEIGVFDELFFAYYEDVDLSWRANNFGYKNVYCPTARCRHICGATTGAVRYNPFKSIQSGRNSILLPYKNQPLVMLILNFIPMLLGYLLKVVMFRLRGFGGDYAKGFAEAKVALPRVNKPKFHWRNLPNYIWVECSLIVGLFQYAVYRVQRALKIT; this is translated from the coding sequence ATGAAAGCATCGGTCATCATCCCCAACCTGAACGGCGCGGGCTGGCTGCGGGATTCCATTGAATCGGTCTGGGCCCAGACCGAACAGGACTTTGAGCTCATCGTCATCGACAACGGTTCCACCGACGAGAGCCTGGAAATCGCCCGCAGCTACCGCGGCCGAGACCGCTACACCCTCATCGAGAACGCCACCAACACCGGGTTTTCCCACGCGGTGAACCAGGGCATTGCCATCGCCAAAGGCGAGTATGTGGTGCTGTTCAACAACGACGCCTTCGCCGAGCCGGACTGGCTGGCGGAACTGCTGAAAACCGCCGACGCTGACCCCAGAATCTTTGCGGTCAGCAGTCTGATGCTGCGGTACTACGAGCCGGAACTGGCGGACGACGCCGGCGACTATGTGACGATCCTGGGTTTTGCCTGCAAGCGGGGGGACGGCCTGAAGGCCAGCCGCTACACAAAGCCCTGCCGGGTGTTCAGCGCCTGCGGCGGGGCGGCTCTCTACCGCAAGTCCATTCTGGACGAGATCGGCGTCTTTGACGAGCTGTTCTTCGCCTACTACGAGGACGTGGACCTGTCCTGGCGGGCCAACAACTTCGGCTACAAGAACGTCTACTGCCCCACCGCCCGCTGCCGCCACATCTGCGGTGCCACCACCGGCGCCGTGCGGTACAATCCCTTCAAGAGCATCCAGAGCGGCCGCAACAGCATTTTGCTGCCCTACAAAAACCAGCCGCTGGTCATGCTGATCCTCAACTTTATCCCCATGCTGCTGGGGTATCTTTTGAAAGTGGTGATGTTCCGGCTGCGGGGGTTCGGCGGCGACTACGCCAAGGGCTTTGCGGAAGCCAAGGTGGCCCTGCCCAGGGTGAACAAACCGAAATTCCACTGGCGCAACCTGCCCAACTACATCTGGGTGGAATGCAGCCTCATCGTGGGGCTGTTCCAATACGCTGTGTACCGTGTGCAGCGGGCTTTGAAAATCACCTGA